One genomic segment of Alkalimarinus alittae includes these proteins:
- a CDS encoding response regulator, with translation MTTPVLICDDSSVARKQMARSLPADWDIEISYAVHGQDAIEQLKQGKGEILFLDLNMPVMDGYETLESIVKNDIQTMVIVVSGDIQPEARERVKALGALEFIKKPIGVDDLTVILESFGLYSKSTDSTSTDGSAAPPPPLQRSEAELAGAGQVQYRDCIQEISNVAMGQAADLLARLLDVFVKMPIPNVNILEVSELKMALAQVEQEDTFTAVCQGFIGSGIAGEALLIFSDSSYADIAKLLKFSGELNDITELELIMDIASILVGACTGGIAQQLDISFSQGHPMVLGQHVKVSDLIKTNETRWKQTLAIEITYEIENYDITCDLMLLFTEDSIDNLNQRLSYLMG, from the coding sequence ATGACAACACCCGTCTTAATTTGTGACGACTCTAGCGTTGCCAGAAAGCAAATGGCTCGCTCCTTACCAGCTGATTGGGATATCGAAATCAGTTACGCTGTTCATGGTCAAGATGCGATAGAGCAACTTAAACAAGGTAAAGGCGAGATTTTGTTTCTTGACCTTAATATGCCGGTTATGGATGGCTACGAAACGCTTGAATCCATTGTAAAAAATGATATTCAAACAATGGTAATCGTGGTCTCGGGTGACATTCAGCCGGAAGCTCGCGAAAGAGTTAAAGCGCTAGGCGCATTAGAGTTTATCAAAAAGCCTATTGGCGTTGATGACCTTACCGTTATCCTCGAAAGCTTTGGCCTTTATTCTAAAAGTACAGACAGCACTTCAACCGATGGCAGCGCTGCCCCCCCTCCTCCTCTTCAGAGATCAGAGGCGGAACTTGCGGGTGCTGGTCAAGTACAATATCGTGACTGTATTCAAGAGATATCAAACGTTGCAATGGGTCAGGCTGCGGATTTATTAGCAAGATTACTAGATGTATTTGTTAAGATGCCGATCCCGAACGTTAATATTTTAGAAGTCAGCGAGCTTAAAATGGCACTTGCTCAGGTGGAGCAAGAAGATACATTTACCGCTGTATGCCAAGGTTTTATTGGATCAGGGATAGCCGGCGAAGCGCTACTCATCTTTAGCGACTCTAGTTATGCCGATATAGCAAAGCTGCTTAAATTTAGCGGTGAGCTTAATGATATAACAGAGCTTGAATTAATTATGGATATCGCCAGCATATTAGTAGGTGCATGCACCGGCGGTATCGCTCAACAACTTGATATATCGTTTAGCCAAGGTCACCCCATGGTTCTTGGGCAGCACGTTAAGGTGAGCGACCTGATTAAAACAAACGAAACACGCTGGAAGCAAACGTTGGCAATTGAGATAACCTACGAAATTGAAAACTATGATATCACTTGCGACCTCATGTTGCTTTTTACAGAAGACTCAATCGACAATTTGAATCAGAGACTATCGTATCTGATGGGTTAA
- a CDS encoding GGDEF domain-containing protein, whose product MAKDNLDIKEFHWLMDMLQTIDVGLIVLDKNFKVQVWNSFMENHSGIPPLSVKDKVLFDVFGDIPKEWFTQKAESVFLLKSRAFITWELRPYLFKFKNYRPITGTEEFMYQNVSISPLVSVDGSVSSICVIIYDVTDIASNKKALEKANVELESLSRTDRLTMLNNRGYWEECLQNEYSRLQRYDTTSSLVMFDIDHFKKVNDTYGHQAGDEVIRVVSKLLRDSLRKTDIAGRYGGEEFGIILGHTSSENAFIYCERLRKAIEDTTVVHDGIEIKFTISLGICEASKKLEDYKQWLEKTDQALYQCKESGRNKTMIYDLSTL is encoded by the coding sequence ATGGCAAAAGATAATTTAGACATAAAAGAGTTCCATTGGTTAATGGATATGTTGCAGACCATCGATGTAGGTCTGATTGTTCTAGACAAAAACTTTAAGGTTCAAGTCTGGAATAGTTTTATGGAAAATCACAGCGGTATCCCCCCTTTATCAGTCAAAGACAAAGTACTATTTGATGTATTTGGTGATATCCCTAAAGAATGGTTTACGCAAAAAGCTGAGTCGGTTTTTCTACTTAAGAGTCGAGCGTTTATTACTTGGGAGTTACGCCCTTATTTATTTAAATTTAAAAACTATCGCCCTATTACCGGTACAGAAGAATTTATGTACCAGAACGTCAGTATAAGCCCACTGGTTTCAGTCGATGGATCAGTCAGCAGCATCTGCGTTATCATTTATGACGTCACAGACATCGCAAGTAATAAAAAAGCGCTCGAAAAAGCCAACGTAGAACTCGAGTCTCTCAGTAGAACCGACCGCTTAACCATGCTAAACAATCGAGGCTATTGGGAAGAATGCTTACAAAACGAATATAGCCGACTTCAGAGATACGATACAACCTCTTCGCTAGTAATGTTTGACATTGACCACTTTAAAAAAGTAAACGATACCTACGGTCACCAGGCAGGCGATGAAGTCATCAGGGTTGTGTCAAAGCTATTGCGAGACTCACTGCGAAAAACAGATATAGCCGGTCGTTACGGCGGAGAAGAATTTGGTATTATTCTAGGACACACTTCGTCTGAGAATGCTTTCATTTATTGTGAGCGCTTACGAAAAGCTATCGAGGACACCACGGTTGTTCACGACGGTATCGAAATAAAGTTCACTATTAGTCTAGGTATTTGTGAAGCCTCTAAAAAGTTAGAAGATTATAAACAGTGGCTAGAAAAAACAGATCAAGCGCTTTATCAATGTAAAGAAAGTGGCAGAAACAAAACCATGATTTATGATTTATCGACGCTTTAA